From Passer domesticus isolate bPasDom1 chromosome 8, bPasDom1.hap1, whole genome shotgun sequence, a single genomic window includes:
- the TMEM26 gene encoding transmembrane protein 26 yields the protein MELMVLLNALVTRLLFVLHSLIGVWRVTAVKKEPKYWLLALLNLLLCLETGLTLKFKQGRGYKWFSPAIFLYLICIVPSLWLLEIHHGTQYCGNEPGAVQVNVSNQDFNQSRDSSHGSEGTDHHIIQTAKVFVNQLSTICETVWTLALHQTFLLLLVVGRWLLPIGVEITRDQLSQLLLMFVGTAADILEFASETLDIEDVRKNYTLINAILAVWTWSMLQFPLDLAVQHIGCKPSASARRIPSLLLCRYSAELWNIGVSLFIQDGPFFIVRSILMGHFRIFNQMLVFFTAKNILVVTLQLYRLAVITLDFRTTVLQKSRKGEVCCCPCEPYEARAHATGRQENEMKEFVAFPPKEESQAPSEDH from the exons ATGGAGCTGATGGTGCTGCTCAATGCCCTGGTCACTCGGCTGCTCTTCGTGCTTCACTCGCTCATCGGGGTTTGGAGAGTGACCGCCGTGAAGAAGGAACCCAAGTactggctgctggcactgctcaaTCTTCTCCTGTGCCTGGAGACAGGGCTCACCCTCAAGTTTAAGCAAGGCAGAGGCTACAAATG gTTTTCACCTGCAATATTTTTATATCTGATTTGCATAGTACCATCACTATGGCTACTAGAAATTCATCATGGAACTCAG TACTGTGGCAATGAGCCTGGGGCTGTTCAGGTCAATGTCAGCAATCAAGACTTCAATCAATCCAGAGACAGCAGTCATGGAAGTGAGGGAACAGATCACCACATCATTCAGACG GCTAAAGTCTTTGTCAATCAGCTCTCCACAATCTGTGAGACTGTATGGACACTGGCCCTCCACCAGACTTTTCTACTGCTACTAGTAGTTGGGAGATGGCTTCTCCCCATTGGAGTTGAAATCACCCGGGATCAATTgtctcagctgcttctcatgtttgtggggacagcagcagataTACTTGAATTTGCTAGTGAGACCTTGGACATTGAGGACGTTCg GAAGAATTACACTCTCATAAATGCAATTCTTGCTGTATGGACCTGGAGTATGTTACAGTTTCCACTTGATCTTGCAG TACAGCACATTGGCTGCAAACCAAGCGCATCGGCCAGGCGgatccccagcctgctgctgtgcaggtacAGTGCGGAACTCTGGAACATTGGCGTCAGCCTTTTCATACAGGATGGCCCCTTCTTCATTGTGCGTTCAATTCTGATGGGCCACTTCAGAATATTCAATCAGATGCTGGTATTTTTTACAGCTAAGAATATCTTAGTTGTGACTCTGCAGTTGTATCGGCTGGCGGTGATAACCTTAGACTTCCGTACCACCGTTctgcagaagagcaggaaaGGAGAAGTCTGTTGCTGCCCATGTGAGCCTTATGAAGCTCGTGCTCATGCTACTGGTCGCCAAGAGAACGAAATGAAAGAGTTTGTTGCTTTTCCTCCAAAAGAGGAATCCCAAGCTCCATCAGAAGATCACTGA